The Sulfurimonas hydrogeniphila genome includes a window with the following:
- a CDS encoding CoB--CoM heterodisulfide reductase iron-sulfur subunit B family protein, which translates to MEKLKYALFTGCTAKQSTPEQMMSTMAVAEKLGIELVELTEASCCGASHLQDYDDFLSLVLNARNIAYAEKHGLTMVTICNTCQLNTAMTKHRLDNNEELKAKVNEKLAEVGLEYKGTSDVTHFLYAIIDDFGLDKLKEMVVTPLSQFNIAPFYGCHNIRPSELQNETHKTAENPYNPTSLDDLIIACGGETVDYDEKNKCCGFHVELQAPHTAAVLTGNAIAGAMDGNADWMVTPCPLCHLKLDTQTAHASEAIGREVELPVLHMQQMVGLALGCTPAELGLNHHLAKVDFV; encoded by the coding sequence ATGGAAAAACTAAAATACGCACTTTTTACAGGATGTACTGCAAAACAAAGTACTCCTGAACAAATGATGTCAACTATGGCAGTTGCTGAAAAACTGGGAATAGAACTTGTGGAACTGACTGAGGCTTCATGTTGTGGCGCATCCCATCTTCAAGACTATGATGACTTTTTATCTTTGGTTTTAAATGCCAGAAACATTGCCTATGCTGAAAAACACGGGCTTACAATGGTTACTATCTGTAATACCTGTCAGCTCAATACTGCAATGACAAAGCACAGACTTGACAACAACGAAGAGCTCAAAGCAAAAGTCAATGAAAAACTTGCAGAAGTAGGTCTCGAGTATAAAGGTACTTCTGATGTTACACACTTTTTATATGCAATTATTGATGATTTTGGACTTGATAAACTCAAAGAGATGGTTGTTACACCGCTAAGTCAGTTTAATATTGCACCATTTTACGGTTGCCATAATATCCGCCCTTCAGAATTGCAAAACGAAACACATAAAACTGCTGAAAACCCTTATAATCCTACTTCACTTGATGACTTAATCATTGCCTGTGGCGGGGAGACTGTCGATTATGATGAAAAAAACAAATGCTGTGGTTTTCATGTTGAATTGCAGGCACCCCATACTGCAGCAGTTTTAACAGGAAATGCTATTGCCGGTGCGATGGATGGCAATGCCGACTGGATGGTAACACCATGTCCGCTTTGTCACCTTAAACTTGATACGCAGACTGCACATGCAAGTGAAGCGATCGGTCGTGAAGTAGAACTTCCTGTACTGCATATGCAGCAAATGGTTGGACTTGCACTTGGTTGTACTCCGGCTGAACTTGGTCTCAACCATCACTTGGCAAAAGTAGACTTTGTTTAA
- a CDS encoding hemerythrin family protein, with protein MLIESKDVQQVSNAMMNILHEEEIEIINNFHDAVLAKDIKKIDELFQVVLFDVEDHFTTEEDMMEESNFYAMQMHKSEHDTMRGKIKDLLEEWNENKDPQAIQTFLEEEFKHWIVLHVARWDSETAMHIGDTM; from the coding sequence ATGTTAATAGAATCAAAAGATGTACAACAGGTATCAAATGCAATGATGAATATTTTGCATGAAGAAGAGATAGAAATAATTAATAATTTTCACGATGCGGTACTTGCCAAAGATATTAAAAAAATAGATGAACTTTTTCAGGTTGTTTTGTTTGATGTTGAGGACCACTTCACAACAGAAGAAGATATGATGGAAGAGAGTAACTTTTATGCAATGCAAATGCATAAGAGCGAACATGACACAATGAGAGGAAAAATAAAAGATTTGTTAGAAGAGTGGAATGAAAACAAAGACCCTCAGGCAATACAGACTTTTTTGGAAGAGGAATTCAAACACTGGATTGTTTTACATGTAGCACGATGGGATTCTGAGACTGCAATGCATATCGGTGATACAATGTAA
- the mog gene encoding molybdopterin adenylyltransferase: MSEIKIGVITASDRASKGIYEDISGVAIQDTMKEYLKSEFEIVYRCIPDEQDVLEATMKELCDDAGCCLVVTTGGTGPALRDVTPEATENVCEKMMPGFGELMRQVSLQYVPTAILSRQTAGIRGKSLIINLPGKPKSIRECLDAVFPAVPYCIDLIEGPFIETNEDVIKAFRPKSK; this comes from the coding sequence ATGAGTGAAATAAAAATAGGTGTAATAACTGCAAGTGACAGAGCAAGTAAAGGAATTTATGAGGATATAAGCGGAGTGGCTATTCAAGACACGATGAAAGAGTATTTAAAAAGTGAATTTGAAATAGTTTACAGATGTATTCCCGATGAGCAGGATGTGCTTGAAGCAACAATGAAAGAGTTGTGTGATGATGCAGGATGCTGCCTGGTTGTGACAACCGGCGGAACAGGTCCGGCACTTCGTGATGTGACACCCGAAGCGACTGAAAATGTATGTGAGAAGATGATGCCGGGTTTTGGTGAACTGATGCGTCAGGTAAGTTTGCAGTATGTTCCAACAGCTATACTTTCTCGTCAAACAGCAGGAATCAGAGGTAAAAGTTTAATTATTAATTTACCGGGAAAACCAAAATCAATCAGAGAGTGTCTTGATGCGGTTTTTCCTGCCGTTCCCTATTGTATAGATCTTATTGAAGGTCCGTTTATAGAAACAAACGAGGATGTTATAAAGGCATTTAGACCTAAATCAAAGTAA
- a CDS encoding helix-turn-helix domain-containing protein codes for MKYEVFLPDIKLSSIIKCYVVIYDFTLLSDMLFLPNGGNFIVFNRGITGYSLLNNKKYQIPKGYFASIKTAKSQKSILDLENIPQVEPAVMILAELLPIGFYKLFKKDAASLYNHYLPLETTVINKYFSKLYMHKSMEQDICYLDDAFLQMYNDQNNSREFIEDILERIEEYNYEVTVEELAQEFACSRRTIERQFKKFIGLSPKKFIFVCKFYQIFMEYISDGKKFNDTQYIYNDNAHLNKVFHNIVGLSPSQTFEDINKKHTLNVYQLKVSEV; via the coding sequence ATGAAGTATGAAGTATTTTTACCAGATATCAAACTCAGCAGCATAATTAAGTGCTATGTTGTTATATATGATTTTACTTTACTCTCTGATATGCTTTTTCTGCCAAATGGCGGGAACTTTATAGTTTTTAACAGAGGTATTACCGGCTACTCACTTCTTAATAATAAAAAATATCAGATTCCGAAAGGTTATTTTGCAAGTATAAAAACGGCTAAATCCCAAAAAAGCATTTTGGACTTAGAAAACATTCCGCAGGTTGAACCTGCTGTTATGATACTCGCTGAACTTTTGCCAATAGGTTTCTATAAGTTATTTAAAAAAGATGCTGCTTCTCTTTATAACCACTATCTTCCTCTTGAAACCACAGTGATCAATAAATACTTTTCCAAACTCTATATGCATAAAAGTATGGAGCAGGATATTTGTTATCTGGATGATGCTTTTTTACAAATGTATAATGACCAAAATAATTCTAGAGAATTTATAGAGGATATTTTGGAGAGAATTGAAGAGTATAATTATGAAGTGACTGTAGAAGAGTTGGCACAGGAGTTTGCCTGCAGCCGGCGTACTATAGAGCGTCAGTTTAAAAAATTCATTGGTCTTTCTCCCAAAAAATTTATTTTTGTCTGTAAGTTTTATCAGATTTTTATGGAATATATTTCTGATGGAAAGAAATTCAATGACACCCAGTACATATATAACGACAATGCACATTTAAACAAAGTCTTTCATAATATAGTCGGCCTGTCTCCCAGTCAGACTTTTGAAGATATAAATAAAAAACACACACTCAATGTATATCAGTTAAAAGTTTCAGAAGTCTGA
- the bioV gene encoding pimelyl-ACP methyl ester esterase BioV produces MKFFSGFSLKNEKYFFDPYMYKSDFTVSGFSYGAIKAFEFTCKALEEGKRVDTLQLFSPAFFQSKNEKFKKLQLMAYRKNENVYLQQFINACFLPYERKEVERSVTVLEELDELLNYEWDIQKLYTLAGKGVTIEVYLGGKDQIVDTKSAKEFFLDVATVTYIKEANHFLQVS; encoded by the coding sequence ATGAAGTTTTTTAGCGGATTTTCTTTAAAAAATGAAAAATACTTTTTTGACCCTTACATGTATAAAAGTGATTTTACCGTAAGCGGTTTCAGTTACGGAGCGATAAAAGCTTTTGAGTTTACATGTAAAGCTTTGGAAGAGGGGAAAAGAGTAGATACTTTACAGCTTTTTTCACCGGCTTTTTTTCAAAGTAAAAATGAAAAGTTTAAGAAACTGCAGCTGATGGCATACAGGAAAAATGAAAACGTCTATTTGCAACAGTTTATAAATGCCTGTTTTTTGCCATATGAGAGAAAAGAAGTAGAACGCAGTGTGACAGTATTGGAAGAGCTGGATGAACTTTTAAACTATGAATGGGATATACAGAAATTATATACACTGGCAGGTAAAGGGGTAACAATTGAAGTCTATTTAGGTGGAAAAGACCAGATAGTTGATACGAAGAGTGCCAAAGAATTTTTTCTGGATGTGGCAACGGTTACATACATAAAAGAGGCAAATCACTTTTTGCAGGTTTCATGA
- a CDS encoding AAA family ATPase, with the protein MPESKTNRIAIYVSAFIIIILILFALLRDNADAITLKQAKELLQNHNVEKVVATKQYVYLKTKKGYYKIPFSQVTPNMFADYKVEVDNESNILLYLLLFILVLGLGSLAFRKWQKKSFREIFTANELKNDTNLSSSEGNTHIEAIKSDVSFDDIGGISDVKVELEEIIDFMKNPKRYKSFGARMPKGVLLIGPPGVGKTMIAKAVAHEAGVPFYYQSGASFVQIYVGMGAKRVHELFAAAKKNAPSIIFIDEIDAVGKKRDGNRNDEREATLNQLLTEMDGFEGSSGVIVIAATNKIDVLDSALLRAGRFDRRIFVELPTKREREAILMKYLEKVPHELDVKTIANMTVGFNGAALAALVNEAALLALRQNDFHVTLEHFEQVKDKVMFGKKKLQMLNERQKAFRATYQAGKVVLATYYDIAFEKLMLSNEKLTPATDEPFIKQELESRVKMLLAGIAACDIKYNEHASSAKDDLDEAKKLVKKMCEEYGMCSSLLPDEKEQELLLKRLYEESRVLLESLLKVLEKIEYVLLERESISKTEVKEYLNEVF; encoded by the coding sequence ATGCCAGAATCTAAAACAAACAGAATTGCGATTTATGTATCGGCCTTTATTATTATAATATTAATTTTATTTGCTCTGCTTCGGGACAATGCTGATGCCATAACCCTGAAACAGGCCAAAGAACTGTTGCAAAACCATAATGTTGAAAAGGTTGTTGCTACGAAACAATATGTTTACCTAAAAACAAAAAAAGGATATTATAAAATCCCTTTTTCACAGGTAACACCTAATATGTTTGCTGATTATAAAGTGGAAGTTGACAATGAATCAAATATATTGCTTTATCTGTTACTGTTTATACTGGTTTTGGGACTTGGTTCTTTAGCTTTTAGAAAATGGCAAAAAAAATCATTCAGAGAAATTTTTACTGCAAATGAACTCAAAAATGATACAAATCTTTCTTCTTCTGAGGGAAATACTCACATTGAAGCGATAAAAAGTGATGTGAGTTTTGATGATATAGGCGGTATCAGCGATGTTAAAGTGGAACTTGAAGAGATTATAGATTTCATGAAAAATCCAAAGCGATACAAAAGTTTTGGTGCGCGTATGCCAAAAGGAGTGCTTTTAATAGGACCTCCCGGTGTTGGAAAAACGATGATAGCAAAAGCGGTTGCGCATGAAGCGGGTGTGCCTTTTTATTATCAGAGCGGGGCATCATTTGTGCAGATTTATGTCGGTATGGGGGCTAAACGTGTGCATGAACTTTTTGCAGCAGCGAAAAAAAATGCACCTTCTATTATATTTATAGATGAAATCGACGCCGTAGGAAAAAAGAGAGACGGCAACAGAAATGATGAAAGAGAAGCAACTCTGAATCAGCTTTTGACTGAAATGGACGGATTTGAAGGCTCAAGCGGAGTGATTGTTATTGCTGCGACTAACAAAATAGATGTTTTAGACTCGGCACTGCTGCGTGCAGGACGTTTTGACAGACGGATTTTTGTAGAACTTCCGACCAAACGAGAACGTGAAGCGATTTTGATGAAGTATCTGGAAAAAGTACCGCACGAGCTGGATGTCAAAACAATAGCAAATATGACTGTGGGATTTAACGGTGCCGCACTGGCAGCACTTGTGAATGAGGCGGCTTTGTTGGCTTTGAGACAGAATGATTTTCATGTTACTTTGGAACATTTTGAGCAGGTAAAAGACAAAGTGATGTTTGGAAAGAAAAAACTTCAAATGCTCAATGAAAGACAAAAAGCATTCCGGGCAACCTATCAGGCCGGAAAGGTAGTGCTGGCAACCTATTATGATATAGCTTTTGAAAAACTGATGCTTTCAAACGAAAAGCTGACACCTGCTACGGATGAGCCGTTTATAAAACAGGAACTTGAATCTCGGGTGAAAATGCTTTTAGCCGGAATAGCTGCCTGTGACATAAAGTACAATGAGCATGCAAGCAGTGCCAAAGATGATCTGGATGAAGCAAAAAAACTTGTGAAAAAAATGTGTGAAGAGTATGGTATGTGCTCGTCATTACTGCCGGATGAAAAAGAGCAGGAACTCCTGCTTAAAAGGCTTTACGAAGAGAGCCGTGTATTACTTGAATCTCTTTTGAAAGTGCTTGAAAAAATCGAATATGTTCTTTTGGAACGTGAAAGTATTAGTAAAACCGAAGTAAAAGAGTATTTAAATGAAGTTTTTTAG
- a CDS encoding exodeoxyribonuclease III, which produces MSDSIEIISWNVNGIRAVANKEALKWIDERSTDILCLQEIKAQKEQIPDNLFEKEFTEVVINSGERKGYSGTATFSMLKSDYTSPCNDIDTKHEGRIIETHYGDIVLFNVYFPNGQKDEERLAYKMKFYDDFLAYCEKLKDEGKSIIVCGDVNTAHREIDLKNPKANAKTSGFLPIEREWIDKFLDHGYIDTFRYVHGDKTDAYSWWSYRSNARVKNVGWRIDYFFISEDLAENLEDAFILDYIEGSDHCPVGIKIVF; this is translated from the coding sequence ATGTCAGATTCAATAGAAATAATATCATGGAATGTTAACGGAATACGTGCTGTAGCTAACAAAGAAGCGCTTAAATGGATAGATGAAAGAAGCACAGATATTTTATGCCTGCAAGAGATAAAAGCACAAAAAGAGCAAATTCCAGACAATCTGTTTGAAAAAGAGTTCACAGAAGTTGTCATTAATTCCGGAGAACGAAAAGGGTACAGCGGAACAGCCACTTTTAGTATGCTAAAGAGTGATTATACCTCACCATGTAATGACATTGATACAAAGCATGAAGGACGTATCATTGAGACACATTATGGAGATATCGTTCTTTTTAATGTTTATTTTCCAAACGGTCAGAAGGATGAAGAGCGTCTTGCCTATAAGATGAAATTTTATGATGATTTTTTAGCCTATTGTGAAAAGCTCAAAGATGAGGGAAAAAGTATTATTGTATGTGGAGATGTAAATACCGCACACCGTGAAATAGATTTGAAAAATCCAAAAGCAAATGCCAAGACATCCGGTTTTCTCCCAATAGAAAGAGAATGGATAGACAAATTTTTAGATCATGGATATATAGATACATTCAGATATGTCCATGGAGACAAAACAGACGCATACAGCTGGTGGTCCTACCGTTCCAATGCAAGAGTAAAAAATGTCGGCTGGCGCATTGATTATTTTTTCATATCTGAAGATTTGGCGGAAAATCTTGAAGATGCTTTTATTTTGGATTATATAGAAGGTTCAGACCACTGTCCTGTAGGCATTAAAATTGTTTTTTAA
- a CDS encoding succinate dehydrogenase/fumarate reductase iron-sulfur subunit: protein MSTEHKITTQKVNFKVFRFNADEDYLPYYENYDMEVTSEEVVLDILNRIKWDHDGSFSYRRSCRHGICGTCAIKVNGRSTLACKESMNDMVELFGNELVIEPLSKKRAVKDMIIDKGDFWEKHAAVTPYLVADIDENPESENLVSPEDAEKLDEADLCIQCGACHYACPAVEINEDFFGPAAFAAAYRFSADVRDNSTSRLADVNEEKQGVWDCVKCFECAEACPKEINPIGKITKLHQMAFQEGIAKNNVAVRHAVGFKKSIMKNGVLDEGGLVLYSEGPAIVKHIPVAFKMFTKGKIVPPWGITKSQNLDEIQKLVKSSSTVKF, encoded by the coding sequence ATGAGTACAGAACATAAAATAACTACGCAAAAAGTAAACTTCAAAGTATTTCGCTTTAATGCTGATGAAGACTACCTTCCATATTATGAAAATTACGATATGGAAGTGACTTCTGAAGAAGTTGTATTGGATATACTAAACAGAATAAAATGGGATCATGACGGAAGTTTTTCATACAGAAGAAGCTGCCGTCACGGTATCTGCGGAACCTGTGCCATAAAAGTAAACGGAAGATCGACCCTTGCCTGTAAAGAGAGCATGAATGATATGGTAGAGCTTTTCGGCAATGAGCTTGTTATTGAACCACTGAGTAAAAAAAGAGCTGTCAAAGACATGATTATAGACAAAGGTGACTTCTGGGAAAAACACGCTGCTGTCACACCATACCTTGTTGCAGATATTGATGAAAATCCGGAGTCTGAAAACCTTGTATCACCTGAAGATGCCGAAAAACTTGACGAAGCAGATCTTTGTATCCAATGCGGTGCCTGTCACTATGCCTGTCCTGCCGTTGAAATCAATGAAGATTTCTTCGGTCCTGCCGCTTTTGCAGCAGCATATCGCTTCAGTGCCGATGTACGGGACAACTCAACATCAAGACTCGCAGATGTCAATGAAGAGAAACAGGGTGTCTGGGACTGTGTAAAATGTTTTGAATGTGCCGAAGCCTGTCCAAAAGAGATTAATCCTATTGGTAAAATTACAAAACTGCACCAAATGGCTTTCCAGGAAGGTATTGCCAAAAACAATGTTGCAGTTCGTCATGCCGTCGGCTTTAAAAAGTCAATTATGAAAAACGGTGTACTTGATGAAGGTGGACTTGTCCTCTACTCTGAAGGTCCGGCAATTGTTAAACATATACCTGTTGCATTTAAAATGTTTACAAAAGGTAAAATTGTTCCGCCGTGGGGTATCACAAAATCCCAAAATCTTGATGAGATTCAAAAACTTGTAAAATCTTCATCAACTGTAAAGTTTTAG
- the aroB gene encoding 3-dehydroquinate synthase codes for MQVNIPLKQTVDNSYDITIDTIKKVHFDKKVAIITNPKVAGLHLAYFLSKISAKELYIITVPDGEEYKNQDSVDLILESLFNHRFNRKSMLIAFGGGVIGDMTGYTASIYQRGIDFVQVPTTLLSQVDASVGGKTGINNKYGKNLIGAFHQPKAVYIDPHFLSTLPKREFGAGVAEIIKMAVTFNRNFFEFLETADLHDKEVLQEAIKQAVQTKADVVAKDEKEHGLRAALNYGHTFGHVIENETKYKTYLHGEAVAIGMVMANEVAVAMNLMTPQEAQRVKELLQKYDLPTSYTIEDVNSFYETFFLDKKSLDASVTFIIPVGIGGVKITDKVDKELILSVLRTFGNN; via the coding sequence ATGCAGGTAAACATCCCTTTAAAACAAACAGTTGACAACTCATATGACATTACTATAGATACGATTAAAAAAGTTCATTTTGATAAAAAAGTAGCTATTATTACCAACCCGAAAGTGGCCGGACTTCATCTGGCATACTTCCTTTCAAAAATATCAGCAAAAGAACTTTATATTATTACAGTACCTGACGGAGAAGAGTATAAAAACCAGGATTCTGTTGATTTGATATTGGAGTCTTTGTTTAACCACCGTTTTAACAGAAAATCAATGCTTATTGCTTTTGGAGGCGGCGTTATAGGAGATATGACAGGATATACGGCAAGTATATACCAGCGTGGGATTGATTTTGTGCAGGTACCTACAACACTGCTTTCTCAGGTAGATGCCAGTGTAGGCGGAAAAACAGGTATAAATAACAAGTATGGAAAAAATCTAATAGGTGCTTTTCATCAGCCCAAAGCTGTCTATATTGACCCTCATTTTTTATCGACACTTCCCAAGCGGGAATTTGGAGCCGGTGTTGCCGAGATTATCAAAATGGCAGTAACCTTTAACAGAAATTTCTTTGAATTTTTAGAAACAGCCGATCTGCACGATAAAGAAGTTTTGCAAGAAGCCATCAAACAGGCTGTACAGACAAAAGCAGATGTTGTCGCCAAAGACGAAAAAGAGCATGGACTGAGAGCTGCTCTGAATTACGGGCATACATTTGGACATGTCATTGAAAACGAAACAAAGTACAAAACATATTTGCATGGTGAAGCAGTAGCCATCGGTATGGTGATGGCGAACGAAGTTGCTGTGGCTATGAACCTGATGACGCCACAGGAGGCACAGAGGGTAAAAGAGCTTTTGCAAAAGTATGATTTGCCGACTTCTTATACCATCGAAGATGTCAACAGTTTTTATGAAACATTCTTCCTGGATAAAAAAAGTCTGGATGCTTCTGTAACGTTTATCATCCCCGTAGGCATTGGTGGCGTAAAAATTACAGATAAAGTTGATAAAGAGTTGATTCTCAGTGTTCTTCGTACATTTGGAAACAACTGA
- the mtaB gene encoding tRNA (N(6)-L-threonylcarbamoyladenosine(37)-C(2))-methylthiotransferase MtaB, producing MQSKKNVRGAKKVYFKTFGCRTNLYDSQVMMSSLKEYEITQNEAEADVIVINSCTVTNGADTHVRSYISQVEKNNNGAKLFLTGCGAHTKGESLLKENRIHGVFGQSEKQKIDALLAKEKPFYEPGDLNHIDDMVVDEFVGKSRAFIKIQEGCNFRCSYCIIPYVRGDARSMDENRILEQVARLALNGFGEFILTGTNVGSYGQDTKTSLAKLMKKMSQIRGVRRIRLGSVEPVQITDEFKEILDEPWMEKHMHIALQHTSPKMLKLMNRRNVYKQDKALFELLAEKGYAIGTDFITGHPGESEDLWREAMQNARDLPLTHIHAFTYSKRDGTPSATMKPEVNGKTAKERLHELQELIQQKNFDFRKAYRGELEVLIESCKEGFYHGLDQHFNKIVVESQEDLVGNWITVTNYEVKKDFNYARI from the coding sequence ATGCAGAGTAAAAAAAATGTCCGCGGGGCAAAAAAAGTATATTTTAAAACATTTGGCTGCCGAACAAATCTTTATGATTCTCAGGTTATGATGAGTTCATTAAAAGAGTATGAAATAACCCAAAATGAAGCAGAAGCCGATGTCATCGTTATAAACTCCTGCACGGTTACCAATGGTGCCGATACCCATGTGCGTTCCTATATTTCACAGGTAGAAAAAAACAACAATGGTGCAAAGCTTTTTCTAACCGGTTGCGGTGCCCATACCAAGGGAGAGTCTCTTTTAAAAGAGAACCGTATCCACGGAGTTTTCGGTCAGAGTGAAAAGCAGAAGATAGATGCACTTTTGGCAAAAGAAAAACCCTTTTACGAACCGGGTGATCTGAACCATATAGACGATATGGTTGTGGATGAGTTTGTAGGCAAAAGCAGAGCTTTTATAAAAATACAGGAGGGATGTAATTTTCGCTGTTCTTACTGTATCATTCCCTATGTACGAGGTGATGCCAGAAGTATGGATGAAAATAGAATTTTAGAGCAGGTCGCAAGACTTGCCCTGAACGGTTTCGGCGAATTTATCCTAACCGGTACGAATGTCGGCAGTTACGGGCAGGATACAAAAACATCTTTGGCAAAACTTATGAAAAAAATGTCTCAAATTCGTGGTGTCAGACGCATACGTCTTGGCAGTGTTGAACCTGTTCAGATTACAGATGAATTTAAAGAGATTTTGGATGAGCCGTGGATGGAAAAGCATATGCACATTGCTTTGCAACACACCTCGCCAAAAATGTTAAAACTGATGAACAGAAGAAATGTTTACAAGCAGGATAAAGCATTGTTTGAACTTCTGGCAGAAAAGGGATACGCAATAGGCACAGATTTTATAACAGGGCATCCGGGGGAGAGTGAAGATTTATGGCGAGAAGCTATGCAAAATGCAAGAGATTTGCCTTTGACACACATTCATGCTTTTACCTATTCAAAGCGTGATGGCACACCTTCTGCCACTATGAAGCCGGAGGTAAACGGCAAAACAGCAAAAGAGAGACTGCACGAATTGCAAGAGTTGATTCAACAGAAAAATTTTGATTTCAGAAAGGCTTACAGGGGAGAGCTTGAGGTGCTGATAGAGTCTTGTAAAGAAGGATTCTATCACGGGCTTGATCAGCATTTTAATAAAATTGTTGTAGAGTCTCAAGAAGATCTGGTTGGAAACTGGATTACTGTTACCAACTATGAAGTAAAAAAGGACTTCAATTATGCCAGAATCTAA
- a CDS encoding mechanosensitive ion channel domain-containing protein, whose product MLLKSFIFTVSILFASLLQADISVEQNATDTTKEEALAFEQTKAYEQQINTIESDISDENMWMKSYSSYLTSMDVKHNLDAIKKRIRYLAKHAKTDADKDELIALISKENILASQIEKLKGTNSSAPFSELITPPNIDKVPEINNPFDILTGLSMIKTLNANLEEYKKKRESLIDLISKLKQEKKIYKKILQLQPKNKKYAQIYRNKLAQLEMFEQALDTMNVTMNVYQKRLDIAEININKGIEKQVYRLIKIGMAILFVFFIFFLLKLVVKKYITDNERFYMANKIITFTNFIIIILILFFNYIENASYLVTILGFASAGIAIAMKDWFMSMLGWLVIVFGGSIHVGDRIRVDMGGMKYVGDVLDISLLRMTILEDITLTSIMHNRRAGRIIFIPNNYIFTQMIANYTHNSLKTVWDGVKITITFDSNHKKAMHIVKEITKKFSKGYTDITRKQLNKLRQHYNLKNTNVEPRIYSFIESNGIDIEAWYLTNAYATLTLRSVISTEILDAFREADDITIAYPTQKLHVSMQSESPSAHNGEIV is encoded by the coding sequence ATGCTGTTAAAGTCTTTCATTTTTACTGTTAGTATACTTTTTGCTTCTTTGTTGCAGGCAGATATTTCTGTTGAACAAAATGCCACAGATACAACAAAAGAAGAAGCACTTGCATTTGAACAGACAAAAGCATATGAACAGCAGATAAACACCATTGAGTCGGATATATCTGATGAAAACATGTGGATGAAAAGTTATTCTTCCTACCTGACATCTATGGATGTGAAGCATAATCTTGATGCCATTAAAAAAAGAATCAGGTATCTTGCAAAACATGCTAAAACAGATGCCGACAAAGATGAACTCATCGCCTTGATATCAAAAGAAAATATTTTGGCTTCACAGATTGAAAAATTAAAAGGCACCAACAGTTCTGCACCGTTTTCAGAACTGATAACGCCGCCAAATATCGACAAAGTACCGGAAATAAACAATCCTTTTGATATTCTTACCGGTCTGTCTATGATAAAAACACTCAATGCTAATCTTGAAGAGTACAAGAAAAAAAGAGAAAGTCTGATAGATTTGATCAGCAAATTAAAACAAGAGAAAAAGATTTATAAAAAAATTCTGCAGCTGCAGCCAAAAAACAAAAAATATGCTCAGATATACAGAAACAAACTTGCACAGCTTGAGATGTTTGAACAGGCACTTGATACTATGAATGTAACAATGAATGTCTATCAAAAACGCCTGGATATTGCAGAGATAAACATCAACAAAGGCATTGAAAAACAGGTTTACAGACTGATAAAAATAGGCATGGCAATACTGTTCGTATTTTTTATATTTTTTCTTTTAAAGCTGGTTGTCAAGAAATATATTACAGATAACGAACGTTTTTATATGGCAAACAAAATCATCACATTTACAAATTTCATCATTATAATTTTGATTCTGTTTTTTAACTATATTGAAAACGCTTCCTATCTTGTAACAATCCTTGGATTTGCTTCAGCAGGTATAGCCATTGCGATGAAAGACTGGTTCATGTCGATGCTGGGCTGGCTTGTTATCGTCTTTGGCGGAAGTATACATGTAGGGGACAGAATCCGTGTAGATATGGGAGGGATGAAATATGTCGGCGATGTTTTAGATATTTCGCTCCTTCGTATGACGATTTTGGAAGATATAACTTTGACATCTATCATGCACAACAGAAGAGCAGGCCGTATTATATTTATACCGAACAACTATATTTTTACCCAGATGATTGCAAACTATACACATAATTCGCTCAAGACGGTTTGGGATGGTGTAAAGATTACGATTACCTTTGACTCCAACCATAAGAAAGCTATGCATATAGTCAAAGAAATTACTAAGAAATTTTCTAAGGGTTATACGGATATTACAAGAAAACAGCTTAACAAACTCAGACAGCATTATAATTTGAAAAACACCAACGTAGAACCAAGAATCTACTCTTTTATAGAGTCAAACGGTATAGACATAGAAGCCTGGTATCTTACCAATGCCTATGCTACTTTAACACTCAGAAGTGTCATTTCAACGGAAATTTTGGATGCATTCAGGGAAGCGGATGATATTACGATAGCGTATCCTACACAGAAGTTACATGTATCTATGCAGAGTGAATCACCGAGTGCACATAACGGAGAAATAGTCTAA